CACTTACTCCTTGATGAAGTTCATCATTATAAGGATTGGTCGGTATCACTGAAACATATTTACGACAATTACAAAGATCTGCATATAATATACACAGGCTCTTCCCTGTTGCATCTTACCAAAGGCAGGGCCGACCTGTCGAGAAGGAGTATCCTGAGCACGCTATACGGTTTATCGTTAAGGGAGTATATCAACCTGACAAAAGGGACTGATTTTCCTGCCTGTTCCCTGGATGAAATTTTATCCGGTCATATGGATATCTCCAGGTCAATAAATGATAAAGTAAAGCCAGTCAAAGAATACAACGATTACAACCAGGTCGGATACTATCCTTTCTTTCTGGAGAACAGAAAAACCTATCATATAAAATTAATGGAGATCATCAACCAAGTCATCGAATCGGATCTGCCTCTGGTGGCTAACATCAACTATTCGAATGTCAGCAGGATGAAACAGCTCATACAGATCATCGCTGAGTCGGTGCCGTACAAGCCCAACCTGGAAAAGCTCAGTGGCCTGACCGGTTTAAGCATCAATACCCTGAAGGATTACTTATATTATTTAAATGAGGCCATGTTGATCTCTTTACTAAGATCTGATAAAAAAGGCATTTCGAAGCTGGCTAAACCTGAGAAGATCTATCTGCATCATCCGAACCTGATGTTTTGCCTGGCTACAGAGAACTCAAACCAGGGCAGTATCCGGGAAAGTTTTTTCTTCAACCAGGTCAAAGCCTTGTTTGAAGTAGGTTATACCGATAAAGGTGATTTTTCCGTCGGTAAAAGGCATCACTTTGAAATAGGCGGAAAGAACAAGAAATACAGGCAGATTGCCAATATAGAGAACTCATATATTGCAGCGGATGATCTTGAGACCGGATTCAAAAACACCATCCCGCTGTGGTTGTTTGGGTTTTTGTATTAAAAAGTGGAAAAGAGAAGAAGACAGTTCGAAGTATGGATCTACGAACAAGGAACAA
The Bacteroidales bacterium DNA segment above includes these coding regions:
- a CDS encoding AAA family ATPase, translating into MLSRFIELSERTIESVDTRYTRNQISLLSQPERLIGIKGSRGVGKTTLLLQHAKSNLKIGTRLYVSLDNPFFAKNNLLEFVDEYVKNGGKHLLLDEVHHYKDWSVSLKHIYDNYKDLHIIYTGSSLLHLTKGRADLSRRSILSTLYGLSLREYINLTKGTDFPACSLDEILSGHMDISRSINDKVKPVKEYNDYNQVGYYPFFLENRKTYHIKLMEIINQVIESDLPLVANINYSNVSRMKQLIQIIAESVPYKPNLEKLSGLTGLSINTLKDYLYYLNEAMLISLLRSDKKGISKLAKPEKIYLHHPNLMFCLATENSNQGSIRESFFFNQVKALFEVGYTDKGDFSVGKRHHFEIGGKNKKYRQIANIENSYIAADDLETGFKNTIPLWLFGFLY